A window of the Mesorhizobium opportunistum WSM2075 genome harbors these coding sequences:
- a CDS encoding ABC transporter ATP-binding protein: MAQEHASEIEIEPNDGGRRPPRAVVGSHRAEEEIFGRAFDQKIIRRIWAFVRPYRATAAISVAALLIFTGTQLLIPLIIRYAINEAITPAGVDRYALLEAAGAFALAILVNFGAAYAQEAVIGKMAGNVLFDIRRAMFAHLQMVSLSFMDKTEIGRLMSRLQGDVNSIQEFLESSIYSVGDITLLFGIIVVMLCVNFRLGLLTLSVLPVLLIIRIVWLPRARDAFTAAQDTNSVVNGALAEAIHGVRTVQSMDRQQVNFALYDDKAHADLTTHLIAARYTQIMVPIVDGLTGLAMAVVIVVGGSMNGRIEVGTLVAYIFYIQRFFDPIRSLTLQYSVMQRAMASGKRLTDVLDVKVEIQDKRDASVLLPEMACSVEFRDVTFGYDPKDPVLKNVSFEVNPGETVALVGPTGSGKSSAMALVHRFYDVQQGQVLVGGHDVRDLTQESLGNQIAMVLQEPFLFTGTVFENIRYGNTEVSREKVIEAAKVVGAHDFIMNLPDTYQTQLGERGGNLSLGQRQLVSFARALVADAKILVLDEATASIDSYTEMLIQKALGKLLEGRTALVIAHRLATIRGADRIIVLQNGQVIETGNHDKLMALGGLYSKLYNLNYSSFDDIPDEEADPTGQAASRT, encoded by the coding sequence ATGGCCCAGGAGCACGCCAGCGAAATCGAAATCGAACCCAATGACGGCGGCAGACGTCCCCCGCGCGCGGTCGTTGGTTCCCATCGCGCCGAGGAGGAGATATTCGGCCGGGCCTTTGACCAAAAGATCATTCGGCGCATCTGGGCCTTCGTTCGTCCCTACCGGGCCACGGCAGCCATCTCCGTCGCCGCATTGCTGATTTTCACTGGCACGCAGCTTCTCATCCCGCTGATCATCCGCTACGCGATCAACGAGGCCATAACCCCGGCAGGCGTTGATCGCTACGCCCTGCTTGAGGCCGCCGGCGCGTTTGCGCTCGCCATTCTGGTTAATTTCGGCGCCGCTTACGCACAGGAAGCCGTGATCGGGAAAATGGCCGGAAACGTCCTCTTCGACATCCGCCGCGCCATGTTTGCGCATCTGCAGATGGTATCGCTCTCCTTCATGGACAAGACCGAGATCGGACGCCTGATGTCCCGCCTCCAAGGCGACGTCAACTCTATCCAGGAATTCCTCGAAAGCTCAATCTACTCTGTAGGCGACATAACGCTTCTCTTCGGCATCATTGTCGTTATGCTGTGCGTCAACTTCAGGCTCGGCCTTCTGACGCTCTCTGTCTTGCCGGTCCTGTTGATTATCCGCATCGTCTGGCTGCCGCGTGCTCGCGACGCCTTCACTGCTGCACAAGACACCAATTCAGTTGTTAACGGCGCGTTGGCCGAAGCCATTCACGGCGTGCGCACCGTTCAGTCCATGGACCGCCAGCAGGTAAACTTCGCATTGTATGACGACAAGGCACATGCTGACCTCACAACCCACCTGATCGCTGCCAGGTATACACAGATAATGGTGCCGATCGTGGATGGCCTCACGGGCCTCGCCATGGCTGTCGTAATTGTGGTCGGCGGCTCCATGAATGGTCGCATCGAAGTAGGAACGTTGGTTGCCTACATATTCTATATCCAACGCTTCTTTGACCCAATTCGCTCACTTACCCTGCAATATTCGGTCATGCAGAGAGCGATGGCCTCCGGCAAGCGCCTGACCGATGTGCTCGACGTCAAGGTCGAAATCCAGGACAAACGGGATGCGAGTGTCCTTTTGCCGGAAATGGCCTGCTCAGTCGAGTTCAGGGACGTCACGTTCGGCTACGACCCCAAAGATCCGGTGCTGAAGAATGTCTCCTTCGAGGTCAATCCCGGCGAGACGGTCGCCTTGGTCGGGCCGACTGGCTCTGGTAAATCCAGCGCGATGGCCCTCGTCCACCGCTTCTATGATGTTCAGCAAGGTCAAGTGCTGGTCGGCGGACATGATGTGCGCGATCTCACACAGGAATCGCTCGGCAACCAGATCGCTATGGTGCTGCAGGAGCCGTTTCTGTTCACCGGAACGGTTTTCGAGAACATCCGCTACGGCAACACGGAAGTCTCGCGCGAGAAGGTGATTGAGGCCGCCAAGGTGGTCGGAGCCCACGACTTCATCATGAACCTTCCCGACACGTACCAGACTCAACTCGGCGAACGCGGCGGCAATCTTTCTCTCGGCCAGCGTCAGCTTGTCAGTTTCGCCCGCGCTCTCGTCGCCGACGCCAAGATCCTTGTTCTTGACGAGGCCACCGCCAGCATCGACAGCTACACGGAAATGCTGATCCAGAAGGCACTCGGAAAGCTCCTTGAAGGCCGTACCGCGCTTGTCATCGCTCACCGTCTCGCAACAATCCGGGGTGCCGATCGCATCATCGTGCTTCAGAACGGCCAGGTTATTGAGACCGGCAACCATGACAAGCTGATGGCTTTGGGCGGGCTCTATTCCAAACTATACAATCTGAACTACTCGTCATTCGACGACATTCCCGATGAGGAGGCCGATCCGACTGGACAAGCCGCCTCGCGTACCTGA